A single region of the Reyranella humidisoli genome encodes:
- a CDS encoding VOC family protein produces the protein MDTVIETARRRTLSAEPATPVLFAHFVLRSSNVQPMIDWYSAVLNMRIVQRTDYICFLTYDDEHHRLGIVNLAGLKAPDDKTSGLAHVAYTLADIGALLSTWRRVKALGIEPSRCIHHGPTVSIYYRDPDGNGVELQVDRYPTKEATAAYFQTEAFRKNPIGVAFDPEVLAKAYEAGAPESELLDMPDGPPAAPQSAPSPR, from the coding sequence ATGGACACTGTGATCGAAACCGCGCGCCGCCGGACGCTCAGCGCCGAGCCCGCGACGCCCGTGCTGTTCGCCCACTTCGTGCTGCGTTCCTCGAACGTGCAGCCGATGATCGACTGGTACTCGGCGGTGCTGAACATGCGCATCGTCCAGCGCACCGACTACATCTGCTTCCTGACCTACGACGACGAGCATCATCGCCTGGGCATCGTGAACCTGGCGGGATTGAAGGCGCCGGATGACAAGACCTCGGGCCTGGCGCACGTGGCCTACACGCTGGCCGACATCGGCGCGCTGCTCTCGACCTGGCGCCGCGTGAAGGCGCTGGGAATCGAGCCGTCGCGCTGCATCCATCATGGGCCGACCGTGTCGATCTACTATCGCGACCCCGACGGAAACGGCGTGGAGCTGCAGGTCGACCGCTATCCCACGAAGGAGGCGACCGCGGCCTACTTCCAGACCGAGGCGTTCAGGAAGAATCCGATCGGCGTCGCCTTCGATCCCGAGGTTCTCGCGAAAGCGTACGAGGCCGGTGCGCCGGAGAGCGAATTGCTCGACATGCCCGACGGCCCGCCCGCCGCGCCGCAGTCGGCGCCTTCTCCTCGCTAG
- a CDS encoding ABC transporter ATP-binding protein gives MTLAIDVHDLVKRYGTRTVVDRFSLSLERGRICGFLGPNGSGKTTTLRMICGLLTPDGGGGTCLGYDLVRDREEIKRQTGYMTQRFGLYEDLTIRENLEFVARVYGLDRLKDRIDRSLERLALTTRQGQLAGSLSGGWKQRLALAACVLHEPKLLLLDEPTAGVDPKARRAFWDEIHAYAADGITVLVSTHYMDEAERCHEIAYIAYGALMARGTAHDIIRQSGLSAFIASGAGADRLAAKLREAPGVSAAAAFGTTLHVCGPDRAALERAIAPWRGDPGIAWEEAEPTLEDIFIHLMGRAQDNAPGG, from the coding sequence ATGACGCTCGCCATCGACGTCCACGACCTGGTGAAGCGCTATGGCACGCGCACGGTCGTCGACAGGTTCAGCCTCTCCCTCGAACGGGGCCGCATCTGCGGCTTCCTGGGGCCCAACGGATCGGGCAAGACGACGACCCTCCGCATGATCTGCGGCCTGCTGACGCCCGACGGCGGCGGCGGCACCTGCCTCGGCTACGACCTCGTGCGCGACCGCGAGGAGATAAAGCGCCAGACCGGCTACATGACGCAGCGCTTCGGTCTGTACGAGGATCTCACCATCCGAGAGAACCTCGAATTCGTCGCCCGCGTCTACGGCCTCGACCGTCTCAAGGACCGGATCGACCGGTCGCTCGAGCGGCTCGCCCTCACGACGCGCCAGGGCCAGCTCGCGGGCTCCCTGTCGGGCGGCTGGAAGCAGCGGCTGGCACTCGCCGCCTGCGTTCTGCACGAGCCCAAGCTGCTGCTGCTCGACGAGCCGACCGCCGGCGTCGATCCCAAGGCACGCCGGGCCTTCTGGGACGAGATCCACGCCTACGCCGCCGACGGCATCACCGTGCTGGTCTCGACGCATTACATGGACGAAGCCGAGCGCTGTCACGAGATCGCCTACATCGCCTATGGCGCGCTGATGGCACGCGGCACCGCCCACGACATCATCCGCCAGTCCGGCCTCTCCGCGTTCATCGCCAGCGGCGCCGGCGCCGACCGGCTGGCCGCGAAGCTGCGGGAGGCGCCGGGCGTCAGCGCCGCCGCCGCCTTCGGCACGACCCTCCATGTCTGCGGCCCCGACCGCGCGGCACTCGAACGGGCGATCGCGCCCTGGCGCGGCGATCCCGGCATCGCCTGGGAAGAAGCCGAGCCGACGCTGGAAGACATCTTCATTCACCTTATGGGACGGGCGCAGGACAATGCGCCCGGTGGCTGA
- a CDS encoding HlyD family secretion protein, with product MKRAPLVVVVALVAALLVSYVVWGDRLLLMVGIGTDDGRYLGYVEGETSLIAPPIAGRLIERPVERGGRVKKGDRLFVIDPVTARAEVARAEAMLAEAKARHQNMLTGKRQEEQDVIRAQRREIEAALVQAETELKRQTELVARNISTHQAFEQADSQVRQLRSRAASLEAQERVGDLAARQSEIAAAAALIEQNQANLAQAQKRLEDLMPVAPEDALVENTFFNIGEWVPAGSPVVSLLPDFRVKLRFFVPEEEVARARTGREVSFTCDSCPAGLRATIIYVSPRAEYTPPVIYSQSARTKLVFLVEARPTNASTPLPPGLPVSVEPLP from the coding sequence ATGAAACGCGCCCCGCTGGTCGTCGTCGTGGCCCTCGTGGCCGCGCTGCTCGTCTCCTACGTCGTCTGGGGCGACCGTCTGCTGCTGATGGTCGGTATCGGCACGGATGACGGGCGCTATCTCGGCTATGTCGAGGGCGAAACCAGCCTGATCGCGCCGCCGATCGCCGGACGGCTGATCGAACGCCCCGTCGAGCGCGGCGGGCGCGTGAAGAAGGGCGACCGCCTGTTCGTCATCGATCCCGTCACCGCGCGAGCCGAGGTAGCCCGCGCCGAGGCGATGCTGGCCGAGGCCAAGGCGCGTCACCAGAACATGCTCACGGGCAAGCGACAGGAGGAGCAGGACGTGATCCGCGCCCAGCGCCGCGAGATCGAGGCGGCGCTGGTGCAGGCCGAGACCGAGCTGAAGCGGCAGACCGAACTGGTGGCGCGCAATATCTCGACCCATCAGGCCTTCGAACAGGCCGATTCGCAGGTCCGCCAGCTGCGCTCGCGCGCGGCATCGCTCGAGGCGCAGGAGCGGGTCGGCGACCTCGCCGCGCGGCAGAGCGAGATCGCGGCCGCGGCCGCACTGATCGAGCAGAACCAGGCCAACCTCGCGCAGGCGCAGAAGCGCCTCGAGGACCTGATGCCGGTCGCGCCCGAGGATGCGCTGGTCGAGAACACCTTCTTCAATATCGGCGAATGGGTGCCTGCGGGCTCGCCCGTAGTGTCGCTGCTGCCAGACTTCCGCGTGAAGCTGCGCTTCTTCGTGCCCGAGGAAGAGGTGGCGCGCGCCCGGACCGGCCGCGAAGTCTCCTTCACCTGCGATTCCTGCCCGGCCGGGCTCAGGGCGACGATCATCTACGTCTCGCCGCGCGCCGAATACACGCCACCGGTGATCTACTCGCAGAGCGCGCGGACGAAGCTCGTCTTCCTGGTCGAAGCGCGGCCCACGAATGCGAGCACGCCGCTGCCGCCCGGCCTGCCGGTCTCGGTCGAGCCGCTCCCATGA
- a CDS encoding ABC transporter permease: MRWFAVRRGFLKRLGAIIVKEVLQLRRDRLTFAMMFGMPIVQLLLFGYAIDTDPHRLPTAVIAADQSQITRTVLSALNNTGYMRFTHHLTSEDEANALLQQGEVQFVVTIPSDFTRRLVRGERAQILIDADATDPMAAANPLAAAGPSIAQALKRDFVGPLAGLRDRPDAVEVVVQRRYNPEGKSRLNIVPGLLAVILTMTMVMMTALAVTRERERGTMENLLAMPVRPIEVMIGKIVPYIAIGTVQVTVILLVARVLFDVAIQGSVPLLATGTALFITVNLAIGFTISTLTQNQLQAMQASFFMMLPSILLSGFMFPFRGMPVWAQWIGETLPATHFMRVVRGVMLKGAGFDDIATELAALLAMLLIVSLVAVSRYKVTLD, from the coding sequence ATGCGTTGGTTCGCCGTCCGGCGCGGTTTCCTGAAGCGGCTCGGCGCCATCATCGTGAAGGAGGTGCTGCAGCTTCGCCGCGACCGGCTGACCTTTGCCATGATGTTCGGCATGCCGATCGTGCAACTGCTGCTGTTCGGCTATGCCATCGACACCGATCCGCATCGCCTGCCGACAGCGGTGATCGCGGCCGACCAGAGCCAGATCACACGCACCGTGCTCTCGGCATTGAACAACACCGGCTACATGCGGTTCACGCATCATCTGACGAGCGAGGACGAGGCCAACGCGCTGCTGCAGCAGGGCGAGGTGCAGTTCGTCGTCACCATCCCGTCGGATTTCACGCGCCGACTGGTGCGCGGTGAGCGGGCGCAGATCCTGATCGATGCCGACGCGACCGATCCGATGGCCGCGGCCAATCCGCTGGCCGCCGCCGGCCCGTCCATCGCCCAGGCCCTGAAGCGCGACTTCGTGGGTCCGCTGGCGGGCCTGCGCGACCGGCCCGACGCTGTCGAGGTCGTGGTGCAGCGCCGCTACAATCCCGAAGGCAAGTCGCGACTCAACATCGTGCCGGGCCTGCTCGCGGTGATCCTCACCATGACCATGGTGATGATGACGGCACTCGCCGTCACCCGCGAACGCGAGCGCGGCACCATGGAGAACCTGCTCGCCATGCCGGTTCGGCCGATCGAGGTCATGATCGGCAAGATCGTGCCCTACATCGCCATCGGCACGGTCCAGGTCACCGTCATCCTGCTGGTGGCGCGCGTGCTGTTCGACGTGGCGATCCAGGGCAGCGTGCCGCTGCTGGCGACCGGTACGGCTCTGTTCATCACCGTGAACCTCGCCATCGGCTTCACCATCTCGACGCTCACGCAGAACCAGTTGCAGGCCATGCAGGCCTCGTTCTTCATGATGCTGCCCTCCATCCTGCTGTCGGGCTTCATGTTCCCGTTCCGCGGAATGCCGGTCTGGGCGCAGTGGATCGGCGAGACCCTTCCCGCGACGCATTTCATGCGCGTGGTGCGTGGCGTCATGCTGAAGGGCGCCGGCTTCGACGACATCGCCACCGAACTCGCCGCCCTGCTCGCCATGCTGCTGATTGTCTCCCTCGTCGCGGTCAGCCGCTACAAGGTCACGCTCGACTAA
- a CDS encoding TetR/AcrR family transcriptional regulator, producing the protein MSNAKQRRAPAERPQEILEAALAQFVETGFAGTRLDDVARRAGLSKAAIYLYFEDKTALFKGVVQHAVASNVGRMEAMLADHRGPVAPLLPRILEFMADRIEHSPMAAVAKLVLSESRAFPEIGQFYLKEVIGRGLPLMERLIKRGMEQGEFRKVDAFLTVRSMMSPMLLAILWRTVFEPIGADKLDVQALARHHADLMLHALRPAAGDVA; encoded by the coding sequence ATGAGCAACGCCAAGCAGCGCCGCGCGCCCGCCGAGCGGCCGCAGGAAATCCTCGAGGCGGCCCTCGCCCAGTTCGTGGAAACGGGCTTCGCCGGCACGCGCCTCGACGATGTCGCCCGGCGCGCCGGGCTCTCGAAGGCCGCGATCTATCTCTATTTCGAGGACAAGACCGCCCTGTTCAAAGGCGTGGTGCAGCATGCCGTCGCCAGCAATGTCGGCCGGATGGAGGCCATGCTCGCGGACCATCGCGGGCCGGTCGCGCCGCTGCTGCCGCGCATCCTGGAATTCATGGCCGACCGCATCGAGCATTCGCCCATGGCGGCTGTCGCCAAGCTGGTTCTCTCCGAATCGCGCGCCTTTCCCGAGATCGGCCAGTTCTACCTGAAGGAAGTGATCGGCCGCGGCCTGCCGCTGATGGAGCGGCTGATCAAGCGCGGCATGGAGCAAGGTGAGTTCCGCAAGGTCGATGCGTTCCTGACCGTCCGCTCGATGATGAGCCCCATGCTGCTCGCCATCCTGTGGCGCACCGTGTTCGAGCCGATCGGCGCCGACAAGCTCGATGTGCAAGCCCTTGCCCGCCATCACGCCGACCTCATGCTGCACGCCCTTCGTCCCGCGGCGGGAGACGTCGCATGA